In Lacrimispora indolis DSM 755, a genomic segment contains:
- a CDS encoding PTS sugar transporter subunit IIB, with amino-acid sequence MRNILLACGVGASSGFIAQKMRKAAEKKGLEVEIRAVSDTEILENIEGVGVLLIGPHLKHKFEEIQEEVSGYKVKAAIIDRKYYATLDGEAVLKTALDMMGE; translated from the coding sequence ATGAGGAATATTCTGCTTGCGTGCGGAGTCGGTGCTTCCAGCGGCTTTATAGCACAGAAGATGAGAAAGGCGGCTGAGAAAAAAGGTCTGGAGGTAGAAATCAGAGCCGTCAGTGACACGGAGATTCTTGAGAATATTGAAGGGGTCGGAGTTCTGCTTATCGGCCCGCATTTGAAACACAAATTTGAAGAGATCCAGGAAGAAGTGAGCGGTTATAAAGTAAAGGCGGCCATTATTGACCGGAAATACTATGCCACACTGGATGGAGAAGCAGTTTTGAAAACAGCACTGGATATGATGGGGGAATAA
- a CDS encoding aspartate ammonia-lyase: MDKETVVETRQEYDSIGTKEVPLNAYYGIQTLRAAENFYITGLNMHPEIINSIVQIKKAAAITNFEVGQLDKKCADAIVRACDEILSGKFYDQFIVDPIQGGAGTSLNMNANEVIANRAIELMGGNKGDYTLVNPNDHVNHGQSTNDVFPSCGRMTTLKLLNKATVELERLYHVLSQKAEEFDHVIKMGRTQLQDAVPIRLGQEFRAYSTAIRRDIARFENAKKEMSALNMGGTAIGTGLNADVKYMQRVVKNMALVSGLDLIQAFDLIDATQNLDGYTFVSGTVRTCAVNLSKMANDLRLMSSGPRTGLGEINLPPKQQGSSIMPGKVNPVIPEVVNQVAFNIIGNDTTITMATEAGQLELNAFEPIIFYNLFQSIETLTYAVRTLIDNCITGITANEEHCRSMVENSVGIITAISPYVGYNKASAYAKEAIHTGVYVKDLILKEKLFSKEDLEQILDPYSMTEPGISGKLLSKSQNAVV; this comes from the coding sequence ATGGATAAGGAAACGGTAGTTGAGACAAGGCAGGAATATGATTCCATAGGCACCAAGGAGGTTCCTCTTAATGCATATTACGGAATTCAGACACTCCGGGCAGCAGAAAACTTTTATATTACCGGTTTAAATATGCATCCAGAAATTATTAACAGTATTGTGCAGATAAAAAAAGCTGCCGCAATCACAAATTTCGAGGTGGGGCAGCTGGATAAAAAATGTGCAGACGCCATTGTGCGTGCCTGCGATGAAATCCTGTCGGGGAAATTTTATGACCAGTTTATTGTAGATCCTATTCAGGGGGGTGCAGGAACATCACTTAACATGAATGCCAACGAAGTAATCGCCAACCGTGCGATTGAACTGATGGGCGGTAATAAAGGCGATTATACTCTGGTGAATCCCAATGACCACGTGAATCATGGGCAGTCTACAAATGATGTATTCCCTTCCTGCGGACGAATGACGACTTTAAAGCTTCTGAATAAAGCCACTGTGGAGCTTGAACGGCTCTATCATGTTTTATCCCAAAAAGCGGAGGAGTTTGACCATGTCATTAAGATGGGACGGACACAGCTGCAGGATGCGGTTCCGATTCGTTTGGGGCAGGAGTTTCGGGCTTACAGTACGGCAATCAGAAGGGATATTGCCCGTTTTGAAAATGCGAAAAAGGAAATGAGCGCCCTCAATATGGGCGGTACCGCAATTGGTACGGGCCTCAATGCTGATGTAAAATATATGCAAAGGGTCGTGAAAAACATGGCATTAGTTTCCGGCCTGGATCTTATACAGGCATTTGATTTAATCGATGCTACACAAAACTTAGATGGCTACACATTTGTGTCAGGTACAGTAAGAACCTGTGCGGTAAATCTTTCCAAAATGGCAAATGATCTTCGGTTGATGTCTTCCGGCCCAAGAACCGGATTAGGAGAGATTAATCTTCCGCCAAAGCAGCAGGGATCTTCGATTATGCCGGGAAAAGTGAATCCTGTAATTCCCGAGGTTGTCAACCAGGTAGCCTTTAATATCATTGGAAACGACACGACCATCACCATGGCAACAGAAGCCGGGCAATTAGAATTGAACGCTTTTGAGCCGATTATATTTTATAATCTGTTCCAGTCAATCGAAACGTTGACTTATGCAGTACGTACCTTGATTGACAACTGTATTACCGGAATAACAGCCAACGAGGAACATTGCCGAAGCATGGTTGAAAATAGTGTGGGCATCATTACAGCCATCAGCCCATATGTGGGATACAATAAGGCGTCTGCATATGCAAAAGAAGCCATACATACAGGGGTATATGTCAAAGATTTAATTTTAAAAGAAAAGTTGTTTTCCAAAGAGGATCTGGAACAGATATTAGATCCTTATTCCATGACGGAACCGGGAATTTCAGGCAAACTTTTGAGTAAATCTCAAAATGCGGTGGTCTAG
- a CDS encoding LysR family transcriptional regulator produces MFSNKEYVYEVYKAKSFSKAAEKLFITQPSLSLTIKKVETQIGSQLFDRSTTPIRLTDCGEEYIRCVEKIMDIENGFETYLSDLSDLKSGTLAIGASNFFASYILPPIITKFKSKYPRVAVNLIEANTVHLEKYLHAGELDLIIDNYPFNEAIYQKHFFYQEQMILAVPVKFHYNKNAKKYCLTTEDIVNNRHLHSSIPAVPLDKFEDAPFILLRFGNDTRTRADRIFEEHGIKPNIVLELDQLATAYHTACNGMGITLISDTLVKETLPDPRVIYYKIDSVHTVRNIYFYHKTSKYITRAMKEFLNSMQK; encoded by the coding sequence ATGTTTTCCAATAAAGAGTATGTTTATGAAGTTTATAAAGCTAAAAGTTTCTCCAAGGCAGCTGAAAAATTATTTATCACCCAGCCGTCATTAAGCCTGACAATAAAAAAAGTCGAAACACAAATTGGCTCTCAATTATTTGATCGCAGTACGACGCCCATACGATTAACTGATTGTGGTGAGGAATATATACGATGTGTCGAGAAAATAATGGATATAGAAAATGGCTTTGAAACTTATTTAAGTGATTTAAGTGACTTGAAATCAGGTACTTTGGCAATTGGGGCCAGTAATTTCTTTGCTTCTTATATTCTTCCTCCGATCATTACAAAATTCAAGTCAAAATATCCGCGGGTAGCTGTTAATTTGATCGAAGCTAATACCGTACATCTGGAAAAATATCTTCATGCCGGTGAATTAGATCTGATTATAGATAATTATCCGTTTAATGAAGCTATCTACCAAAAGCACTTTTTTTATCAGGAACAAATGATACTGGCGGTTCCAGTGAAATTCCATTACAACAAGAATGCAAAAAAATACTGCCTGACTACAGAAGATATTGTAAATAACAGGCATTTACATTCATCTATTCCTGCAGTCCCTTTGGATAAATTTGAAGACGCCCCGTTTATACTGCTGCGATTCGGAAATGATACACGTACCAGAGCGGACAGAATATTTGAAGAACACGGGATCAAACCCAATATCGTACTGGAATTGGATCAATTGGCGACCGCATACCACACTGCCTGCAACGGTATGGGAATAACATTGATCAGTGATACACTGGTAAAAGAAACCTTACCAGATCCCCGTGTCATATATTATAAAATCGACAGCGTACATACGGTGAGAAACATTTACTTTTATCATAAAACCAGCAAATATATTACAAGGGCAATGAAAGAGTTCTTAAATTCAATGCAAAAGTAA
- a CDS encoding chorismate mutase: protein MVITTMAINEYLDNMGVKHTYAGYKYLVEAIMLGAERTHAIGIMKIYDQIAQIHNTKSSLIERAIRSAITSFGLSNKEFISKAIDDIIYSPEFIGDYEEYEQKQEAGKSRSPAAMECSGLDEVRKNVDRIDNEIVRLIYERQTYVIQASAFKKSEDEVNAPDRVEAVISKVRTKASELGTNPDMIEALYRKMISWFIDAEKKVFYND from the coding sequence ATGGTTATAACTACGATGGCAATAAATGAATATTTAGATAACATGGGAGTCAAACATACCTACGCTGGCTACAAATATTTGGTTGAAGCAATCATGTTAGGAGCTGAGCGCACTCATGCAATTGGGATCATGAAAATATATGATCAGATTGCACAAATTCATAATACAAAAAGCAGCTTGATTGAAAGAGCGATAAGGTCGGCTATCACTTCATTCGGATTGAGCAACAAAGAATTTATTTCAAAAGCAATAGATGACATAATTTATAGTCCTGAATTTATTGGAGATTATGAAGAATATGAACAAAAACAAGAAGCAGGTAAAAGCAGAAGCCCTGCTGCAATGGAATGCAGTGGTTTGGATGAGGTTAGAAAAAACGTTGATAGAATTGATAATGAGATAGTCAGGCTTATATATGAGAGGCAAACATACGTTATTCAGGCTTCTGCCTTTAAGAAAAGTGAAGATGAGGTAAACGCTCCTGACCGTGTTGAAGCAGTTATCTCTAAGGTTCGTACAAAAGCGTCAGAGCTTGGAACAAATCCAGATATGATAGAAGCTTTGTATCGTAAAATGATAAGTTGGTTTATTGATGCAGAAAAGAAGGTATTTTATAATGACTGA
- a CDS encoding VanW family protein, protein MREYRNGGRRSRKKKRVHPYKEKWFNISMIIQGAVILCFLTAAFFYIPSSLRKGRGAGNVEVQSSVKEMIEETTPPETETKAPERVVRDIKIDDISIMGLTKEETREKLLNTYTWNIQLKYGEKVEPIENPLPQRVEELVEKIYSENENKGNGVYRLDLSDIEGVIRAQIEKAAAKWDKAPLNGQLTGWDKENKRWIYSEGENGAEINQEKAVQDIMNAVKNKKFEEIILVDHSKKAPELSAAGAKKEYKVIGTFSTVATSNQNRNNNILLAINALNGLVIFPGEEFSFNKTTGNRTIERGYKPAGAYRNGEFVEEPGGGVCQVSSTLYNAIIFSGIKTTERNPHSFEPSYVTPGEDSMVSYDGYSGPDLRFVNKQNTSVAIRAVFEDKKLTVSIIGMPILEDGVKVSMRSEKTKDYDPPAPKYEEDQTLQPGQEVETTEGVKGSTWKTYLVTSKDGKVIKEDYFHTSTYRGKAGVVKRNTSGIVIPAETEAPHTTEPPVESAGAAETVSPDESAAETIQESQAPEHSDSNGTQNPLPTPTETEKKPVGPGIAANETE, encoded by the coding sequence ATGAGGGAATACAGGAATGGGGGAAGAAGAAGCCGAAAAAAAAAGAGGGTTCATCCCTATAAAGAAAAATGGTTTAACATCAGTATGATTATACAGGGTGCGGTTATTTTGTGTTTCTTAACTGCTGCATTTTTTTATATACCGTCATCCCTCCGAAAAGGAAGAGGAGCCGGCAATGTGGAAGTACAGTCTTCTGTTAAAGAGATGATTGAGGAGACAACTCCCCCGGAAACAGAAACGAAAGCTCCTGAAAGAGTGGTAAGAGACATTAAAATTGATGATATATCTATTATGGGATTAACAAAAGAAGAAACAAGAGAAAAGCTTTTAAATACTTATACGTGGAATATTCAGCTGAAATACGGCGAAAAAGTTGAACCCATAGAAAATCCGCTGCCGCAGAGGGTGGAGGAATTAGTGGAAAAAATATATTCTGAAAATGAGAATAAAGGGAATGGAGTATACCGTTTGGATTTGTCAGATATCGAAGGTGTTATAAGAGCTCAGATAGAAAAGGCAGCTGCCAAATGGGACAAAGCGCCATTAAATGGACAATTAACAGGCTGGGATAAGGAAAATAAAAGATGGATTTACTCGGAAGGAGAGAATGGTGCAGAAATCAATCAGGAAAAAGCAGTTCAGGACATTATGAATGCTGTGAAGAATAAAAAATTTGAAGAAATCATTCTTGTGGACCATAGTAAAAAGGCTCCTGAGCTTTCGGCAGCCGGGGCAAAAAAAGAATATAAAGTAATCGGAACATTTTCCACGGTGGCTACCAGTAACCAGAATCGAAACAATAATATCCTATTAGCAATAAATGCTTTAAATGGATTGGTGATTTTCCCTGGAGAGGAGTTTTCATTTAATAAGACGACAGGTAACCGTACCATTGAACGTGGGTATAAACCGGCCGGTGCTTATCGAAACGGAGAATTTGTTGAAGAGCCTGGCGGAGGTGTCTGCCAGGTTTCCTCTACGTTATATAACGCAATTATCTTTTCAGGTATCAAAACAACAGAGCGTAATCCTCATAGCTTTGAACCTTCCTATGTAACTCCAGGCGAAGATTCCATGGTCAGCTACGATGGTTACAGCGGGCCGGACTTGCGGTTTGTAAACAAACAAAACACATCTGTTGCAATCCGCGCTGTTTTTGAAGATAAAAAACTGACGGTTTCAATTATTGGCATGCCGATTCTGGAGGATGGAGTTAAGGTGTCCATGCGGTCCGAGAAGACGAAAGATTATGACCCGCCTGCTCCAAAGTATGAGGAAGACCAGACTCTGCAGCCTGGGCAGGAGGTAGAAACAACAGAAGGAGTGAAGGGCAGCACCTGGAAGACCTATCTGGTTACATCAAAGGATGGAAAGGTAATCAAAGAAGACTATTTCCATACCAGTACCTATCGAGGAAAGGCTGGTGTTGTAAAGAGGAATACTTCCGGAATTGTGATTCCTGCTGAAACAGAAGCACCTCATACAACAGAACCGCCAGTGGAGTCTGCTGGCGCCGCTGAGACGGTTTCACCCGATGAGAGTGCTGCAGAGACAATACAGGAAAGCCAGGCTCCTGAACATAGTGACAGCAATGGAACGCAAAATCCACTCCCAACACCAACAGAGACGGAAAAAAAGCCGGTAGGGCCCGGAATCGCAGCAAATGAAACAGAGTAA
- a CDS encoding sensor histidine kinase has product MKKTLKGTLIISYSAIAVLIVLCLSLFFHVTADSIFEHYAKTQQKNQIDQIISQINQLYNSKTGSYDLKGIEIIGYAALQNGIITHVQSVNKEIDWDIQNHRAEECEMVLQHAENNMNKKYPNFRGSYTEEVYQLENGGNITGTLKIGYYGPYSLNDEELELLKELNKSLLLIGSFSLFVVIILGVLIARAVSKPITGVIQVAQRIAGGEYGVQAEKKTAMVETTNLVKSINEMSLALREDEKQKRQITVDVAHELRTPLTNLQSHLEAMLDGVWAADAEHLESCHAEILRLVEIVGQLQELYTLESRKQTLDKADLEFHDLCGAVFRDFEIKRQDKNISLCMEMPEKTPVYADYYRLKQCMVNLLSNALTYTPPGGTITVEYKKSDSKIIIKVKDSGSGIPESDLPYLFDRFYRVDKSRSKKTGGMGIGLSITKAIVEKHGGEIYAESENGQGAMFTMVFPG; this is encoded by the coding sequence ATGAAAAAAACTTTGAAAGGCACTCTTATCATTTCATATTCCGCCATAGCAGTATTAATTGTCCTGTGCCTGAGTCTTTTCTTTCATGTGACAGCTGACAGTATTTTTGAACATTATGCAAAAACACAGCAGAAGAATCAGATTGATCAAATCATTTCCCAAATCAATCAGCTGTATAATTCCAAAACCGGTTCATACGATTTGAAAGGGATTGAAATTATTGGATATGCAGCCTTGCAGAATGGTATCATTACACATGTGCAATCAGTCAACAAAGAAATTGACTGGGATATCCAAAACCACAGGGCAGAAGAATGCGAGATGGTATTACAGCATGCTGAAAACAATATGAATAAAAAATATCCTAATTTTAGAGGGAGCTATACGGAGGAAGTCTATCAATTAGAGAACGGCGGGAATATTACCGGAACACTGAAAATAGGCTATTACGGTCCATACTCCTTGAATGACGAGGAACTGGAGCTTTTAAAGGAGTTGAATAAGTCGCTTTTGCTGATTGGAAGCTTTTCTCTTTTTGTAGTCATTATTCTGGGTGTACTCATTGCTCGGGCAGTTTCAAAGCCTATTACCGGCGTCATTCAAGTAGCCCAGAGGATAGCAGGCGGTGAGTATGGGGTACAGGCGGAAAAGAAAACTGCTATGGTGGAAACAACGAATCTGGTGAAATCCATTAATGAGATGTCTTTAGCGCTTCGGGAGGACGAAAAGCAGAAACGGCAGATAACCGTAGATGTAGCGCACGAGCTCCGCACGCCCCTTACAAATCTTCAGTCACATCTGGAAGCCATGCTGGATGGTGTCTGGGCTGCAGACGCCGAGCATCTGGAGAGCTGCCATGCTGAGATACTCCGCCTGGTTGAGATTGTGGGACAGCTGCAGGAGCTATATACTCTGGAGAGCCGGAAGCAGACACTGGACAAGGCAGATCTGGAATTTCATGATTTATGTGGGGCTGTATTCCGGGATTTTGAAATAAAGAGGCAGGATAAAAATATCAGCCTTTGTATGGAAATGCCGGAAAAAACGCCGGTGTACGCCGACTATTACAGATTGAAACAGTGTATGGTAAACCTTCTTTCCAATGCCCTGACTTATACTCCGCCAGGAGGAACGATTACGGTGGAGTACAAAAAATCAGACAGTAAGATCATAATCAAGGTAAAAGACAGCGGCTCCGGAATTCCAGAGTCAGATCTGCCATATTTATTTGACCGGTTTTACCGTGTAGACAAGTCCAGAAGTAAAAAAACCGGAGGCATGGGAATCGGACTTTCTATTACGAAAGCAATTGTAGAAAAGCATGGGGGAGAGATTTACGCAGAAAGTGAAAACGGACAAGGGGCTATGTTTACCATGGTATTTCCCGGCTAA
- a CDS encoding response regulator transcription factor — MKKNRTILIVDDEEKIIDVLRAYLEKEGYQVLSAYDGTTAMELFKSNDLALVLLDLMLPDIMGEQVCQMIRMNSRVPIVMLTAKTEETDLIKGLQMGADDYIFKPFSPRTIVAKVEAILRRMESDELTSIPVSYNQGYLLIDFQNGEVRVHGKDAGLTPTEYKILATMAKAPNRIFTREQLIIYALGDDFDGYDRSIDTYIKSIRTKIEKDRKKPNFILTVHGTGYKFAGAES; from the coding sequence ATGAAAAAAAACAGAACTATTCTCATTGTGGATGACGAGGAAAAAATAATAGATGTATTGCGGGCATATTTAGAAAAAGAAGGCTATCAGGTATTAAGCGCTTATGATGGAACTACCGCAATGGAATTATTTAAATCCAATGATCTTGCTCTGGTTTTACTTGATTTAATGCTGCCGGATATTATGGGAGAGCAGGTTTGTCAAATGATACGCATGAATTCAAGGGTTCCGATTGTTATGCTGACAGCGAAAACAGAAGAGACAGATTTGATAAAAGGGCTTCAAATGGGTGCAGATGATTATATTTTTAAACCGTTCAGCCCCAGAACTATCGTTGCAAAAGTAGAGGCTATTTTAAGGCGGATGGAAAGTGATGAGCTTACCAGCATTCCGGTCTCATATAATCAAGGATATCTTCTCATTGATTTTCAAAACGGAGAAGTCAGGGTTCACGGTAAGGATGCAGGCCTGACGCCGACAGAATATAAAATACTGGCAACCATGGCCAAGGCTCCGAACCGGATATTTACCAGAGAGCAGCTGATAATCTACGCTCTGGGTGATGATTTTGACGGATATGACAGAAGCATTGATACTTATATCAAGAGCATACGAACAAAAATAGAAAAAGACCGTAAAAAACCGAACTTTATTCTTACTGTTCATGGAACCGGGTATAAATTTGCAGGAGCAGAGTCATGA
- a CDS encoding Fe-only nitrogenase accessory AnfO family protein, which produces MAKVAVFLKNGSLAPFMECNMVCIYEKVQSGWNLLDTASFPPVPGGTIRETRMGMKEILPLAEGSDAICSREITGIPFAEFDRAGYCIFSVDAVNDQTLDGILEDIEASDEKKRLRDEIIKNARPAETEEPGVYVLDLIMLQKECPEISSKKALREFLDTVPFLELRIDCAHIPPWLEREDRFELKSQSGDGAVRVVLTKKQC; this is translated from the coding sequence ATGGCGAAAGTTGCAGTATTTTTAAAAAACGGAAGTCTGGCTCCGTTTATGGAGTGTAACATGGTGTGCATCTATGAAAAGGTGCAGAGTGGCTGGAACCTTTTGGATACCGCATCATTTCCTCCTGTACCGGGGGGAACCATCAGGGAAACACGGATGGGAATGAAAGAAATTCTTCCTCTTGCAGAGGGATCAGATGCGATTTGCAGCAGGGAAATCACCGGGATACCCTTTGCTGAATTCGACCGGGCCGGTTACTGCATCTTTTCGGTTGATGCGGTAAATGACCAGACGCTGGACGGAATTCTGGAGGATATTGAAGCAAGTGATGAAAAGAAACGGCTCCGGGATGAAATCATAAAGAATGCCAGACCGGCAGAGACGGAAGAACCAGGAGTATACGTTCTGGATTTAATCATGCTTCAGAAGGAATGCCCTGAGATATCCTCGAAAAAAGCCCTGCGGGAATTCTTAGATACGGTGCCTTTTCTGGAACTTCGTATAGACTGTGCCCATATCCCACCGTGGCTGGAACGGGAAGACCGGTTTGAACTGAAATCCCAGTCCGGGGATGGAGCCGTGCGTGTGGTCCTGACGAAAAAACAATGCTGA
- a CDS encoding PqqD family protein has translation MDIKNVKLKPGYILKELGGEFCIFDERDSQSGSLDGLPSVNETCIFLWNNLERGAALSDLVKLLEEKDGIDEDEAWLELEEFLAKLINGNVVEVER, from the coding sequence ATGGATATTAAAAACGTAAAATTAAAGCCTGGCTATATATTAAAAGAGCTGGGGGGAGAATTCTGTATTTTTGATGAAAGGGACAGTCAGAGCGGTTCTCTTGATGGTCTGCCCTCGGTCAATGAGACCTGCATCTTTCTCTGGAATAATTTAGAGCGGGGAGCAGCCCTTTCTGATTTGGTTAAGCTTCTGGAAGAAAAAGATGGGATAGACGAGGATGAGGCCTGGCTGGAGCTGGAGGAATTTCTTGCAAAGCTGATAAATGGAAATGTAGTGGAAGTAGAGAGGTGA
- a CDS encoding homocitrate synthase/isopropylmalate synthase family protein, whose protein sequence is MVRIIDGTLTMLNGYMVTAAQAQRFLELLLEVGIDAAAVSPEIYELLGGRMPERMISYLEQMGMPAEYKEYPGVQNIISTYCSGRGIHIRNYQINELAELRGIPTDDPERRFRLTGLDDLLTYESERIYERAMEELVKIAPILYPENAYYCATAIAVSYLQRNNSGTVMTTFTGIGSKAATEQVIAAMRVMQRHKPNQDLTGLKKLRQLFEEMTGTAVDAHAPVIGERIFYVESGIHVDGVLKKPSNYESYPPELVGARREIVLGKHSGKASVRYKLNALGLDEAEYDKARILGQIKRLSIKKGKDVTDQEFLEIAGRCRNNA, encoded by the coding sequence ATGGTTAGGATTATCGATGGGACACTGACGATGCTTAATGGATACATGGTCACTGCTGCTCAGGCACAGCGTTTCCTGGAGCTGCTGCTGGAAGTCGGAATTGATGCGGCGGCGGTTTCTCCTGAAATATATGAGCTTTTGGGAGGAAGGATGCCGGAACGGATGATAAGTTACTTAGAACAGATGGGAATGCCTGCAGAATATAAGGAATACCCTGGTGTCCAAAATATCATTTCCACATACTGCAGCGGCAGAGGAATCCATATTCGGAATTACCAGATTAATGAACTGGCAGAATTAAGAGGAATTCCCACAGATGACCCGGAGCGGAGATTCCGGCTGACAGGCCTGGATGATTTACTGACCTACGAAAGCGAACGGATTTATGAAAGGGCCATGGAGGAGCTGGTAAAGATTGCACCCATCCTGTATCCGGAGAACGCGTATTACTGCGCAACGGCCATTGCGGTCAGTTATCTGCAGCGTAATAACAGCGGGACAGTGATGACGACTTTTACCGGAATCGGCAGCAAAGCTGCGACTGAACAGGTGATTGCTGCCATGCGGGTGATGCAGCGCCATAAACCCAACCAGGATCTTACCGGGCTTAAAAAGCTTCGGCAGTTATTTGAGGAGATGACCGGCACTGCGGTTGATGCCCATGCTCCTGTGATAGGAGAACGGATTTTTTATGTGGAGTCTGGTATTCATGTGGACGGAGTCCTAAAAAAGCCTTCCAATTATGAATCCTATCCTCCGGAGCTGGTGGGAGCCCGCCGGGAAATCGTTCTGGGCAAACATTCCGGAAAGGCCTCTGTCCGGTATAAGCTGAATGCGCTGGGGCTTGATGAGGCAGAATATGATAAAGCCAGGATTCTTGGTCAGATTAAACGTCTTAGTATAAAGAAGGGGAAGGATGTAACGGACCAGGAATTTCTGGAGATTGCAGGGAGGTGCAGGAACAATGCGTAA
- a CDS encoding 2Fe-2S ferredoxin, whose translation MVQPKYHVFICTSCRINGTQKGFCFQKGSVDLVQSFMQEIEDRELSGEVVLNNTGCFGICDKGPVVVVYPEGVWYGNVTTADVERIFDEHFEGGNPVKDLMI comes from the coding sequence ATGGTACAGCCCAAATATCATGTGTTTATCTGCACGAGCTGCAGAATCAACGGAACTCAGAAAGGGTTTTGTTTTCAGAAAGGAAGCGTTGATCTGGTGCAGTCTTTTATGCAGGAAATTGAGGACAGGGAACTTTCCGGTGAAGTGGTTCTTAACAATACCGGATGCTTTGGAATCTGTGACAAAGGACCGGTTGTTGTGGTTTATCCGGAGGGTGTCTGGTATGGGAATGTGACAACAGCTGATGTGGAACGGATTTTCGATGAACATTTTGAAGGAGGGAATCCAGTGAAAGATCTGATGATTTAA